A region from the Ptychodera flava strain L36383 chromosome 10, AS_Pfla_20210202, whole genome shotgun sequence genome encodes:
- the LOC139141932 gene encoding soluble guanylate cyclase 88E-like, protein MIIQHGGPKIFAVLPNIIGKKMTQVFSLTRPIVTFTWDDIIVHTNNIFELASIDRVSAKAVYARLQTAPSSGGDELQDNIPKTEDPTITRSKEKQPDHISNDTRSHVIDNMIADTHDEDEGDLRPRRLFLRGQMKYIETWNCMVYLCAPLMPNLEAMFRTGIFINDLSLHDSSRALALVGSQQSAQLKLALDQEQMKSAKLEESMQQLDDEMKKTDSLLYQMIPKQVADRLRRGEPAMNTCEVFQDVSILFSDVVGFTQICSAITPMAVVSMLNTIYSKFDELIEKNKVYKVETIGDAYMVVSGAPTKSKYHALHIADMAIDMVDCMLGLKDPSGQSMKIRIGIHSGMVVAGVVGIKMPRYCLFGDTVNTASRMESSGEAMKIHISQTTKDYLKDAPYLIIERGMREVKSKGEMKTYWLQKKFERPKPHQNARSVAKMTEVCPEIKGGTLLSPNSDGEPVRRLSREDLEVYQKDFPMSAVRYTTHFLNSERHGDDMATVNGRGQQKLPTQNGYTSEGETAGDGIENSVQQNVGRTFCDLDYYLTPTISKAACPEQGQFDEDRSVVSDRHKGVASDEFVELHTDKDGNTVVTSTTDGIDLHSPEEDGHSRSKSVNDVEGDQDNTTDTGRVVTESHEGTRSSTSQSVTCGLI, encoded by the exons ATCATTGTTCATACCAACAACATATTTGAACTGGCGTCCATCGATAGAGTCAGCGCCAAGGCTGTTTATGCTCGACTGCAAACAGCGCCATCTAGCGGCGGTGATGAACTCCAGGACAACATCCCTAAAACCGAAGATCCTACAATCACCAGGAGCAAAGAAAAGCAGCCTGACCACATTAGCAATGATACAAGATCACATGTAATAGACAACATGATCGCCG ATACTCATGATGAAGATGAGGGCGATCTCAGGCCGCGTCGTCTTTTTCTGCGTGGACAGATGAAATACATAGAGACATGGAACTGTATGGTTTACCTTTGTGCACCGCT CATGCCAAATCTAGAGGCCATGTTTAGGACCGGGATCTTCATCAACGATTTGAGTTTACACGACTCCAGCCGAGCCCTGGCCTTGGTCGGCTCTCAACAATCGGCACAGCTTAAGTTGGCACTCGATCAA GAACAAATGAAAAGTGCAAAGTTGGAGGAGAGTATGCAACAACTTGACGATGAGATGAAGAAGACAGACTCTCTCTTGTACCAGATGATACCGAAACAGGTAGCTGACCGACTGCGTAGAGGAGAACCTGCGATGAATACATGTGag GTTTTCCAAGACGTCAGCATCCTATTCAGCGACGTGGTAGGATTCACGCAGATTTGTTCGGCCATCACGCCCATGGCGGTCGTGTCGATGTTGAACACAATCTACAGCAAATTCGACGAGCTCATCGAGAAAAATAAAGTGTACAAG GTTGAGACCATTGGTGATGCATATATGGTAGTATCCGGTGCTCCAACCAAATCGAAGTACCACGCCCTACACATAGCCGACATGGCCATTGATATGGTCGATTGCATGCTGGGACTGAAGGATCCCTCGGGACAATCCATGAAAATAAGAATTG GTATTCACTCTGGAATGGTCGTAGCGGGCGTCGTTGGAATCAAAATGCCGCGGTACTGCCTGTTCGGGGATACTGTGAACACAGCATCACGCATGGAATCCAGTGGGGAGGCTATGAAAATACATATCAGTCAAACGACGAAAGATTATCTGAAGGACGCCCCCTACCTCATAATAGAAAGAGGAATGCGAGAAGTTAAA AGTAAAGGCGAGATGAAAACTTACTGGCTTCAAAAGAAATTCGAACGACCAAAACCACACCAAAATGCCCGATCTGTGGCTAAAATGACAGAAGTTTGTCCAGAAATTAAAGGAGGGACGCTCCTTTCACCAAACAGTGATGGAGAACCAGTTCGCCGTCTTTCCAGGGAAGATTTAGAAGTGTATCAGAAAGATTTTCCAATGTCCGCCGTGCGATATACAACACATTTCCTCAATTCTGAACGTCATGGCGATGACATGGCAACGGTAAATGGACGTGGACAGCAGAAGTTACCGACTCAAAACGGATACACTTCGGAGGGCGAAACTGCAGGTGACGGCATAGAGAATTCAGTTCAGCAAAATGTTGGTCGCACGTTCTGCGATTTAGATTACTATCTGACTCCAACGATATCGAAAGCAGCGTGCCCCGAACAGGGACAGTTTGACGAAGATCGCTCTGTTGTGTCTGATAGACACAAAGGTGTAGCTTCTGATGAGTTTGTAGAGCTACATACAGACAAGGACGGAAACACTGTCGTCACAAGCACAACAGACGGAATCGATTTACACTCACCGGAGGAGGATGGTCACAGCCGTAGTAAAAGCGTCAATGATGTGGAGGGCGATCAGGACAACACCACAGATACAGGACGCGTAGTTACAGAATCACATGAGGGCACTAGGTCGTCAACTTCTCAGAGTGTCACCTGCGGACTGATCTAA